One segment of Brassica napus cultivar Da-Ae chromosome C3, Da-Ae, whole genome shotgun sequence DNA contains the following:
- the LOC106386262 gene encoding uncharacterized protein LOC106386262, giving the protein MCLELVYHEEKRELGRQQAPGVCPYCGGKVSAVDIETKWLFCFLPLCFKVKRKYSCSSCDRRLVFYY; this is encoded by the coding sequence ATGTGTTTGGAGCTTGTGTATCACGAGGAGAAGAGGGAGCTTGGAAGGCAACAAGCACCGGGGGTGTGTCCATACTGCGGCGGAAAAGTGTCAGCGGTTGATATCGAGACGAAGTGGTTGTTCTGTTTCTTACCACTCTGTTTCAAGGTCAAACGCAAGTACTCTTGTTCTTCCTGTGATCGTCGTCTCGTCTTTTATTATTGA